The Prevotella herbatica genome contains the following window.
GTCCATATTCAGCACCTTATTGTCAGAATATCCTGTATTGATACCTATCTTATACTTGAAATCCTTACCAATTTTATCGTGCCAGTTAAGAGAAAGCTCCCAGCCCCATGAATCCATTTCGCCAAGATTTGAAGCAGCAGACACAGTACCTACTGTAGAAGGAACTGTCTGAAGAATATTCATCAACATTTCACGATTCCATTCTCTATAATAATCAAATGTAAGACCTAGACGTTGGTCAAGAAAGTTTGCATCAACACCTACATTGAACTTATAATCCTTATCCCAATGAACATCAGAGTTTACTGCTGAATTATTTTTATTAATCGTAATTCGACTACTAGAATCATTTCCTGTTCCTTCACCAAATACAATACCCTTATTCGCATCAAGAGCATAAACCTGCATCCATTGCCATGCAGCGGTATTGTCACGACCAGTAAGACCGAATGAAGCACGAAGTTTTAAGAAGTCCATCCACTTTACGTTCTTCTTGAACCAAGGTTCCTCAGAAACTACCCAACCAGCACTAACAGCAGGGAATGTACCCCAATAGTTTTTAGGAGCAAACTTTGTAGATGCGTCAGAACGCAAAAGGAATTCAAACAAATATTTGTTTGCATAAGCATAATTCACACGACCGATATATGACAGAGTACCACTCTCACTACGTGTAAAAGTAGTTGTCATCTCACCTGTTGCGGCATTATACTGACCAGTAGTAAATTCATAAGGACTTTCACGCTGACCTGTGAGATATTCACTTTCAGCCTCAGACTTCTCTACAGAGAACAAAGCCTGAATATGGTGTGGTCCGAAGTCACGCGCATATTGTGCGGTGAAATTCAACTGATAGTTATCTGTACGTGTCATTGAACGTCCAAGATAGTTACCGTTTGAAGTTGTTATTCCAACAAAGTTAGAAGGATCAAGGTATGAAGCATCTTCGTCGCCTGTGACAGGAGTATAGAGATGGTTACCACTACCATATCTATTTGTCATCTGATACAATGTGTACTTGGTACCATACTCGTTACCCTTGTCAGTATTGATGCTCTTGCTATAAGAGAAGCTTAGTTTCAAACCTTTCAACAAATTACTCCAACCAAAATCATAGTTTAAACTTCCCATGATGTTGATATTAGAATTCATATTCTTCTTATAATCGCCATTGTTCTGAAGTACGTCATAGTTGTAACCCTGACTCTGGTTTTTCTGTGCATTGCTTACGCCATAAGCAGGGATAGCATATCCATCTACATACTCAGGTATATAATAAGGATGTGTAAGCAAAAGATTATAGTCTTTTTCTGTGCTAGAGCCACCGACCTTTACCAAAGGAGTCTTTTGTGAACCATAATCTCCAGATACAGTAAGATTTGCACCTAGCCATTTGCTCACTTTAACATCAATTCCTGCACGGTAGTTAAAACGATTATAATCAAGTTTGCCTAAATTACCACCTTGGTCATAGTAAGACAGTCCTGCAAAATAATTTACCTTGTCTGTCGCACCACTCACATTCACACTATGCTTCATTGTAGTACTGGTTTTCCAATACTTATCAAGCAAGTCATAGTTAAGTCCCTTCATTGCCTCTAGTTCATCAGCCTGGAACAAAGCTGTTTTCTTATTGAGTGATGTATTTGTTGGATCGGCAGCAGCCACCGCATTATACAGTCTACCATATTGATAAGCATTTAGCATCTTTGGTCTTGACACTTCATCCGCAAAACCAAACGTTCCACTATAACTAATACTTGGCGCTCCTAACTTACCCTTCTTTGTTGTTACAAGAATAACACCGTTAGCAGCACGTGCACCATAAACGGCAGCAGAAGCATCTTTCAATACAGAAATACTTTCAACTTCAGATGCATCAAGATTATTAAAAGCCTCAACACCAAGATTCTGAGTTGTGTTACCCACCTTAACGTCATTAGGATAAATATATCCATCAATAACGATGAGTGGTTCTTGTGCAGTTGACCCTACATCTCCAAGTGAATTGGTATCACGGATTGACATCTTGGCATTTTCACCAGGACGGGCGTCGCCTCCGCTTACACTCAATCCATTAACAAGTCCGCCAAGACTACTTGCAAGTCCGCCATTAGCAAGATCCTGAATGTCAGCCACAGGAACAGTTGCGACAGAACCTGTAAGGTGAGCCTTTTTCTGAGTACCATATCCCACGACAATAACGTCTGTCAAATCAGTAGAATTTGTTTCCAACTGAGTGCGTCCTCCTGTTGTGGTTGCATCTTTATATCCTATATAAGTTATTGTTATTTTGCCCCCATTAGGAACATTAATCTTATAATTTCCTCCAAGATCAGATACTGTTCCGTTCTTGCTGCCGGCAACACGTATGGTAGCACCGATAATAGGTTCTCCATTCTCGTCAACAACTGTTCCCTGAACCACTTTATTCTGAGCCATTGCAGGCGCAGCACAAATCAGAGCAAGTCCAAGAGCCAGAGTTTTTATATATTTACTTTTCATAATATGTTTCCATTTGATTAGTTGTTATTCCGCAGAAGGAAGCCATCTTGGATCTCCTGTCTTTGCATTCACTTGAGTAGCATTACTAATAGTGAAGTCAGCTCCATCAGGATTCTTGAAATCAGGATTTTCCTTTATGTCTGTTCCCGTATTGTCATATCCGGTAGGAGCATCAAAGATAACACCATCAGTACCCTTCTGCATATATGTATTGTTCTTGAATGTAGCAGTCTTCTGATTTGCTTTACCTGCAAGGAATCTACGAGCCACACCTGAAGGACTGCAATACGCAAATATACAGTCTGCCATATTCCAATAAGAGTTAGACTGTCCTGCCATGCCGTTGTAGTTACCCCATTGTCCGTTGTTACATACATTATAGAATGTAGAGTTGGCATAAGTGGTGGTATTACTTAAATAATTTATATTCTTTGCACGACCGCTAGTCTGGTAGAAATACTTATAATCGAAAGAACCTGTCTCATAGAATGTTGAGTTTGTGACAGTAAGCGACAAGATATTTCCACCCTTATTTAGATAGAACACGGCATCCAATACAGCAGCTGGTATGAGATGCACAATACAGTTGTTTACAACTACATTCTCAACATACACTTTCTGCTTGTTGTCATAAACGAAGTAATTGCCTACATTATCAATATTACATGACTGGATATTCAACTTATCCTGCAAAAAATAATTACCACCTATTATATTTGTTATAAGAGGTGTTGCATTCATTGAAACGAAAGACGCTGTAGAAGTTCCGCAGTCAAAGTTGATATTCTTTAGGGTAAGTCCGGCATCCATTACAAAACCAGCATTACCCGTAAACTTAACCGTTGGACGATTATTCTTATTAGTACATCTCAGTGTAATCTTATTCAGTCCTGGAGTTATAACACCTGACATTGTGTAACTACCACCTTCAACAAGGTTGAAACACAAATCAATAGATGTGCTGTCAGCAGGGAGTGCTTTGCCTGCAAAATACTGAGTCAAATCTGTACCATCAGGAATTGTCATATAAGTAGGAGTATAAGTATTATATGAAATTTCAGAATTCTTGTCAGACTCTGTATTATTAGCCTTAGCATTTGCAGCCGACTTTATAGAGAACTTATAATAAGTATCTTCCTTACGAGAGAATGTTATTGCTGTACCGTCAACGAGTTTGTTTTCAATACTATCTACAGCAACAGGTTTTTCAGGAGTAGTTACGTCATACACCGACACGATGTATCCACCTGCGCCAAACACCACAGGCCAAGAGATTGTTTGTTTTGCACCACTTGCATCAGGAGTTACAACAATAGAATCGGCATTTGGTGATTCGAGCTTCACACCCGAAACAGTAGCAAATCGTTCTCCATTGTCAAAACCATCCTGTGCGCACGAGCCTAAAGTCAAGATAGCTACACCCAACATCAGGTAGCCACCTATTTTACGTCGTGCAATGAAATGATTCTTTTTCATGATTTAACGTTTTTAAGTTTAACATATCATTTTAGTTTATTTTCTTTCCAAAAACACGTCCTTGAGATATTCCACATTACTTCCGAAGTTGTATTTCACATCTTTCACGCGCTTCACGTCACGGCTGCGTTCCACAACAAGCCATCCGCTCCACCCCATTCTATCAAGAGTGCGTTTTATCTTGGGTAAATTTATCTCATTATCGTATCTCAGAATCATACTATCTGTATTACTGGCATGAATCTGCGCTATATTTTCGCGCCCCAGTCTTTTAAGTTCCTTGCATATATCACGTTGTGAATCAGCAGCATCTTGGAAGTTATAATATATCTTCACACCTTTGCTATTAATCTGCTTCAATAGTTTTATATCATATTTTGCATCCATTGCCGTACGAATAGCGACAACAACGCCTCGCTTCAAAGCCATTTCACCCGCAACATGCAGTCTACCGACAAGAGAATCGTGCATTGCACCTTCTTTTTTCCAGTCATTTCCACATCCCCCCAAAGGTAAGAAAGCTATTTTGCTATTGAAAATCTCCATGGTATTAAAGCAGTCTTTCAATAATTCTACATAGTTTTCACGTGTTATAAAGTTTTGTGCAAAGAAACCAGACATCGCTATCGAAGGTACTTCAACTCCCAAACTGTCAGCGGTATGTTTGAAAACATTTGCATCAACGGCATTACGGAATCTATTATCGAAAAGCACACGGTTACCCAAAGGTCCCATATCCATTTCAACCCCATCGGCATTAATCTGTCGCGCTAAAGCGAATTCACCCAGTTTTTGCCTTTTCAGAATCATCCAGTCACACACCGCAACACGATATTTTGGCGTAGTTTGCGATTCTGTTTTTATAAACGGTACCAGCAGAATAACCGATAGTACGATTAGTTTTAAAGACTTAACAGCCATTTGGCATTTCTTTCTAATTAGATACTTAGTTAACTAAACTAACTTTATAGACGAGATTACCCTAAGATTGTAATCACATAAAATAAAAAAATATAATTATTCTAATAAGAAACATTTAATTACCATTCTGTATATTCTTTTTAACCACTTGTATATACATGACTATTTTATTACTTTTGAATTACTATCTTAATAACAGAAAAATGAAAGAAAATAAAAAGTTCCAAAAATTCAAAATAACCTCCACTTTAAGTGTAAGTTGCTATCTTGTAATATGTTAAGTGGTGGAGGTATACCTCCACTATCATCCACTGTCCTCCACTAAAATTTGCTATTTTCTGCGATAAAATAGATAGTCATACCCTGATCACTACTTTAATGGTTTGACTATTGTTAAAGAATAAAATAGAAATTTATTTACTATATCTTAATCCATAAACATCTCGTTGATACAACTAAAACATTAGTAACGACAAAACACAAACGTTTGATCGATGGAATGGAAACTTTATAACGTAGAAACGCAAATGTTTGATCGATGGAATAGAAACTTTGTATCGTAGAAACGCAAACGTTTGATCGACAGAACGGGTTGATAGATGATGAATAATAAAAACTTAGTAACGATAAAACAGAGGCATCCTTCAATGTAGCAGAAACTCAGTATCGTTAAACGGATTTATTACTAGCAGCAAAGCTGCAAAACGCAATGATAATATAATTAGCTTCTCCGACATATCATTGAGTGATAAGGGCCTTATCACTCTGCACTTTGCGATACATTAGATAGTGATTAGGCCCTAATCACTATCCAATAGAATAGCTGAATGATATTTCTTGCAAAAAATCAGGTAACTTGATAATTTGGAATAAAACGCTAAAGATAGGTGTGATTTGCACTTTAATGTCACTTTTACCCCGATAATGTCACTTAATGTCACTCGCTCGCCCCTTATAAACAAAGGGTTTGTGACAAAGTGACATTAGTGGCATTAAAAAAACTTTTTCTGGTATAATGTCTTTAGCCGGAATAGGTTTACATTTGTTATTAAATAAGTTGTCTCACCTTACCTGATTGGTTGTCATTCAATCCAATATGTGTCTTCAACAACCATTCCAAAGAAACAAACTCAGATTCGTTGACTAAAAAAACATGTTAATAACTATAATTCAGCTATTCCAAAGTACGATTGCTGATTTTAAGTGAACTGCACTAATTATGTATTATACCTCAGAATATGGTGATATTGAGGTTGTTGTATTATTAAAAATGAGTAAAGAGCGACCTTAACTGTATACATATTAAAAATATTGATATAATATGTTAAACATATTCCACTCTATCATAATTTTACATATATTTACAATCGAAAACAAAAATGTATGTTTTTAACGCAACAACTAAAAGAACTATCCACATATTTTGTGGAATATATAATCTAATAACAATTTTAATTAATGAAAACATTATTCTTTTTGCATATTTTTGTATTGCAATTGGGTGTTACGCCAGTCTATAGTCAGATTAACCTGTCCGGCATGGCACCATTATCCACCGATAGCTTACAGAAAAGCAAGATTCATTATTTCTCCCCAGGCAAGGGTGGTAAGCACAAAGTATGGGATTTCTCCCGCAAACTTGGCTCGAAGGAGTCATCTCAGGTCATGTTCATGAAAGACAGTACTGGCGTTGTGTCAGTCAGTGAATCTGGCAAAAACCGTTACTATCATGCAACTTCAGACACACTCATTCAGTTTGCCAGCGAGTCGCCATTGGAAAGAAGAGAGTATATCAGGAAGAAACTTACAAAGAAATTCCCCCTTGAATACGGAGACTCCATCAGTAAAGGATTCAGATGCGAGGGTATGTACTGTGGCAATCATCCCTTCCGAGAGGTAGGAACAACAACGGTACACGTAGATGCAGCAGGTTCAATTGTGCTTGCCGAGAATGATACCGTAAGAAATGTGCGAAGAGTGCACACAATTGATTCATATTCCATCGGTATGAATATAAATGTAGCTGCGCTTGATACGGCAAAACTAACTCAGGTGATAGATGAACGCTATGAGTGGTTTGTTTCAAAGTCACAATATCCAATCATTGAGGATGTGACCAGCACTACTTATCTCAACATGGATGTAATCGGTACAACAAAATATGCCTATTGCAACCTTCCGAAAGATAAGGTAGCGCTCTATATTCGCCCAGAGGATGAAAATGCTTCAGATTGGCAGGACAATTCTTTTGACGAGACACAGGCAGAACCTGATATCATCCACTACAGTATAGAAACCAATGGAGGCGTTATCAACATCAAATACGACCTTGATGTAGATGCAACCATCTGTACTATTGTTGCCAGTCACATGGGTATAACCTATCGTCACGGAGAGTGGACCCAGAAGGCAGGAGAAGGATATACTGCAGAAATAAATTGTAACGGATTACATCATGGAACGTATATTCTTTATATTAATGTTAACGGAAAAGTATATAGCAAAAAGGTAATACTATGATTAAATATATAAAAAAAACAACAATACTATTATTCATTTTATTGACTTACTTCAGTCTTACTCATGCAGATGAGAATCAAGACCTGCAGAATATCTATAAGAGTTTTCTTCCAGACTTCCAAAAACTGACTCCAGAAGCAAGTGCACTTGGACAATATGGGAAATATAGTGCTTCTGGTTATACTGGTGTTCCACATATCTCAATACCTTTATTCAGTATTGGCTCTAGTAATTTCACCATGCCTATAGAACTGAACTATGATGCTTCTGGAATAAAGGTCGAACAGCAGGCAACGTATGTCGGATTGGGATGGAACCTGATGATGGGCGGAAACATCAGCCAAATCGTATGTGGGCAAAGCGATTTTTATGAAACGTCATATAATATTTCAATATCCAACTTAGATTTGCTGCAGACAATATTACCTA
Protein-coding sequences here:
- a CDS encoding DUF4992 family lipoprotein, producing MKKNHFIARRKIGGYLMLGVAILTLGSCAQDGFDNGERFATVSGVKLESPNADSIVVTPDASGAKQTISWPVVFGAGGYIVSVYDVTTPEKPVAVDSIENKLVDGTAITFSRKEDTYYKFSIKSAANAKANNTESDKNSEISYNTYTPTYMTIPDGTDLTQYFAGKALPADSTSIDLCFNLVEGGSYTMSGVITPGLNKITLRCTNKNNRPTVKFTGNAGFVMDAGLTLKNINFDCGTSTASFVSMNATPLITNIIGGNYFLQDKLNIQSCNIDNVGNYFVYDNKQKVYVENVVVNNCIVHLIPAAVLDAVFYLNKGGNILSLTVTNSTFYETGSFDYKYFYQTSGRAKNINYLSNTTTYANSTFYNVCNNGQWGNYNGMAGQSNSYWNMADCIFAYCSPSGVARRFLAGKANQKTATFKNNTYMQKGTDGVIFDAPTGYDNTGTDIKENPDFKNPDGADFTISNATQVNAKTGDPRWLPSAE
- a CDS encoding sugar phosphate isomerase/epimerase family protein, yielding MAVKSLKLIVLSVILLVPFIKTESQTTPKYRVAVCDWMILKRQKLGEFALARQINADGVEMDMGPLGNRVLFDNRFRNAVDANVFKHTADSLGVEVPSIAMSGFFAQNFITRENYVELLKDCFNTMEIFNSKIAFLPLGGCGNDWKKEGAMHDSLVGRLHVAGEMALKRGVVVAIRTAMDAKYDIKLLKQINSKGVKIYYNFQDAADSQRDICKELKRLGRENIAQIHASNTDSMILRYDNEINLPKIKRTLDRMGWSGWLVVERSRDVKRVKDVKYNFGSNVEYLKDVFLERK
- a CDS encoding SusC/RagA family TonB-linked outer membrane protein translates to MKSKYIKTLALGLALICAAPAMAQNKVVQGTVVDENGEPIIGATIRVAGSKNGTVSDLGGNYKINVPNGGKITITYIGYKDATTTGGRTQLETNSTDLTDVIVVGYGTQKKAHLTGSVATVPVADIQDLANGGLASSLGGLVNGLSVSGGDARPGENAKMSIRDTNSLGDVGSTAQEPLIVIDGYIYPNDVKVGNTTQNLGVEAFNNLDASEVESISVLKDASAAVYGARAANGVILVTTKKGKLGAPSISYSGTFGFADEVSRPKMLNAYQYGRLYNAVAAADPTNTSLNKKTALFQADELEAMKGLNYDLLDKYWKTSTTMKHSVNVSGATDKVNYFAGLSYYDQGGNLGKLDYNRFNYRAGIDVKVSKWLGANLTVSGDYGSQKTPLVKVGGSSTEKDYNLLLTHPYYIPEYVDGYAIPAYGVSNAQKNQSQGYNYDVLQNNGDYKKNMNSNINIMGSLNYDFGWSNLLKGLKLSFSYSKSINTDKGNEYGTKYTLYQMTNRYGSGNHLYTPVTGDEDASYLDPSNFVGITTSNGNYLGRSMTRTDNYQLNFTAQYARDFGPHHIQALFSVEKSEAESEYLTGQRESPYEFTTGQYNAATGEMTTTFTRSESGTLSYIGRVNYAYANKYLFEFLLRSDASTKFAPKNYWGTFPAVSAGWVVSEEPWFKKNVKWMDFLKLRASFGLTGRDNTAAWQWMQVYALDANKGIVFGEGTGNDSSSRITINKNNSAVNSDVHWDKDYKFNVGVDANFLDQRLGLTFDYYREWNREMLMNILQTVPSTVGTVSAASNLGEMDSWGWELSLNWHDKIGKDFKYKIGINTGYSDNKVLNMDWEDEYIYRQIRYGTRSNVGTWGMQCIGMFRSFQDIDEYFAKYNITSYMGLTKDKVRPGMLMYKDVRGAQQADGTYAAPDGIVDQNNDQVCLSNRDNIYGFTMNLGADYKSFSLTAQLGASWGGYTLIPSAALKPTGSLEYCNMPSFWNVDNMFSYKDVYDASGKLVVAQNLDGYYPNLSYTDVNAVASSFWRVSAARIALNRLTLAYTIPSGLVKKIGLQSVRLNVTGQNLINFLNPYPDKFMDSMAGSYGSYPNLRKFTVGVNVSF